The following coding sequences are from one Prochlorococcus sp. MIT 0604 window:
- the urtB gene encoding urea ABC transporter permease subunit UrtB, with the protein MELLLDSLFNGVAIGSVLLVAALGLAIVFGLMGVINLAHGELMMLGAYTTYVTQLIFKLPLLKPFYNSYIIVSIFLAFIVSGVVGILLEKTIIRKLYGSPLETLLATWGVSLILQQFVRSVPLAYGTGLVISLIIGLFLPTTFPPKIKESINFRYFKFSSWVLAALTGVLTGSVISSTVSKLSRASARNVDVTAPSWMRGQVEILGTAFPKTRLMIIVITLISVIAITLFLNQSAWGMRIRAVTQNRQMSDCLGISTEKVDIITFGIGSGLAGVAGVAVSLLGSVGPNVGGNYIVGCFMVVVLGGVGNLLGTVLASFGIGIMTDLIGAGRLLSIWPDMPLPLSNTINFFATTSMARVMIFALIVIFLQFKPTGLFPQKGRMVEN; encoded by the coding sequence TTGGAGTTACTTCTCGACAGTCTTTTTAATGGTGTTGCGATCGGATCTGTACTACTTGTTGCTGCATTAGGTCTTGCGATTGTTTTTGGTCTTATGGGTGTTATTAATCTTGCCCATGGAGAACTTATGATGCTTGGGGCTTACACAACATACGTAACACAATTAATTTTCAAATTACCTCTATTAAAACCCTTCTACAATTCATACATAATAGTTTCAATTTTCCTTGCTTTCATTGTTAGTGGAGTAGTAGGCATTCTCCTGGAAAAAACCATAATAAGGAAGCTTTATGGAAGTCCACTAGAAACTCTTCTCGCCACTTGGGGCGTTAGCTTAATTCTTCAACAATTTGTCAGAAGTGTACCATTGGCTTATGGGACCGGTCTAGTTATAAGTCTTATAATTGGTCTATTTTTACCAACAACGTTTCCTCCAAAGATAAAAGAATCAATAAATTTCAGATATTTTAAATTTAGTTCTTGGGTATTGGCTGCTTTAACTGGGGTTCTCACCGGTAGCGTTATTTCATCCACTGTAAGCAAACTAAGTAGAGCGAGTGCTCGTAATGTTGATGTAACAGCTCCCTCATGGATGAGAGGTCAAGTAGAAATTTTAGGAACTGCATTTCCTAAAACAAGATTAATGATAATTGTAATTACACTTATCTCAGTAATAGCAATAACGTTATTTCTAAACCAAAGTGCTTGGGGGATGCGTATAAGAGCAGTTACTCAGAACCGACAAATGAGTGACTGCCTTGGTATATCTACTGAAAAAGTGGATATAATCACCTTCGGAATAGGATCTGGATTAGCAGGAGTTGCTGGAGTAGCAGTATCACTATTAGGTTCTGTAGGACCAAATGTTGGAGGAAATTATATAGTTGGCTGTTTTATGGTTGTAGTGCTGGGAGGAGTAGGAAATTTATTAGGTACAGTACTTGCTTCCTTTGGCATAGGAATAATGACGGATTTAATTGGTGCTGGGAGGCTCTTATCAATATGGCCAGATATGCCTTTACCACTCTCAAACACAATCAACTTTTTTGCGACAACAAGTATGGCAAGAGTAATGATATTTGCATTAATAGTTATATTCTTGCAATTTAAACCCACAGGTTTATTTCCTCAAAAAGGCAGGATGGTTGAAAACTAA
- the urtA gene encoding urea ABC transporter substrate-binding protein has translation MRISRRILAGLATASLAITATSCGGGGTSGSFDDTVTVGILHSLSGTMAISESTLVDTEKMAIEEINAAGGVTVGGKSYKIEYIVEDGASDWPTFAEKSKKLIDQDGVPVVFGGWTSASRKAMLPVYESKDAFLYYPIQYEAQECSNNIFYTGATPNQQSEPATDFMYKRSPAAGGDFFLVGSDYVFPRTSNTITKAQVKQLGGKVVGEDYLPLGNTEVAPIISKIKKALPEGGIIINTLNGDQNVAFFKQIQDAGITPSSGYYVMNYSIAEEEISTIGPEFLEGHYGAWNYMMSIDTPASKKFAKSFKKRWGADRVVADPQESAYNMVYLWKQAVEDAGTFDDNAVREALVGQKFDAPQGPVEVMPNHHLSQTVRIGEINAEGGFTILEETGVVLPQAWNQKHPSSKGFACDWTDPSKGEKYKL, from the coding sequence ATGAGAATTTCAAGGCGTATTTTGGCAGGTTTAGCTACTGCCTCACTTGCGATCACAGCAACTTCATGTGGTGGAGGCGGAACCTCCGGAAGTTTCGATGACACAGTAACCGTTGGTATTTTGCATTCGTTATCTGGAACAATGGCTATCTCTGAATCAACTCTTGTTGATACAGAAAAAATGGCTATTGAAGAGATAAATGCTGCTGGTGGTGTTACAGTTGGCGGCAAAAGCTACAAAATAGAATACATAGTTGAAGATGGTGCATCTGACTGGCCTACTTTTGCTGAAAAATCAAAGAAACTTATAGACCAAGACGGAGTTCCTGTCGTATTTGGTGGATGGACATCTGCAAGTAGAAAGGCAATGTTACCTGTCTACGAATCAAAAGATGCGTTCCTCTACTACCCAATTCAATATGAAGCTCAAGAATGTTCTAACAACATTTTCTATACTGGTGCCACACCAAACCAACAATCGGAACCCGCGACAGATTTCATGTATAAGCGTTCTCCCGCAGCTGGTGGAGATTTCTTCCTTGTAGGTTCTGATTATGTTTTCCCAAGAACTTCAAACACAATCACAAAAGCACAGGTAAAACAGTTAGGAGGTAAAGTTGTTGGAGAAGATTACCTTCCATTAGGAAATACTGAAGTTGCTCCAATTATCTCAAAAATCAAAAAGGCGCTTCCTGAAGGTGGAATAATCATTAACACACTTAATGGTGACCAAAATGTTGCATTCTTCAAACAGATTCAAGACGCAGGAATCACACCTTCGAGTGGCTACTACGTAATGAACTATTCAATTGCTGAAGAAGAGATTAGTACAATTGGTCCTGAATTCCTTGAAGGTCACTACGGCGCTTGGAACTACATGATGTCAATTGATACTCCTGCATCTAAGAAATTTGCTAAAAGTTTCAAGAAAAGATGGGGAGCAGATCGTGTTGTAGCTGATCCTCAAGAATCTGCTTATAACATGGTTTACTTATGGAAACAAGCAGTTGAAGATGCTGGAACTTTCGACGACAACGCAGTAAGGGAAGCCCTAGTTGGACAAAAATTTGATGCTCCACAAGGTCCAGTTGAAGTTATGCCAAACCATCACTTATCTCAAACAGTAAGAATTGGAGAGATTAATGCAGAGGGTGGCTTTACAATTCTTGAAGAGACAGGAGTTGTTCTTCCTCAAGCATGGAACCAAAAGCATCCAAGCTCAAAAGGATTTGCATGCGATTGGACAGATCCTTCAAAAGGTGAAAAGTATAAGCTTTAA
- the ureG gene encoding urease accessory protein UreG, translating to MSSKLRVGVAGPVGSGKTALVETLCLSLKKNYEIAIVTNDIYTKEDANFLINKKVLEEGRIIGVETGGCPHTAIREDCSLNKNAVLDLENKYNPLDFVFVESGGDNLASSFSPELVDLSIYVIDVSAGDKIPRKGGPGITRSDLLLINKIDLADKVGADLNIMKSDTEFMRKGKPWFFTNLSIGIGVEEITQFLESHIPNNQN from the coding sequence ATGAGCAGCAAATTGAGAGTAGGGGTTGCTGGGCCTGTAGGTTCAGGGAAAACTGCATTAGTAGAGACTCTATGCTTAAGCCTGAAAAAAAATTATGAGATAGCAATTGTCACAAATGACATCTACACCAAAGAAGATGCTAACTTTCTTATAAATAAAAAGGTTTTAGAGGAAGGAAGGATTATTGGGGTGGAAACAGGAGGTTGTCCTCATACCGCGATAAGAGAGGATTGTTCATTAAATAAAAATGCAGTTTTAGATTTAGAAAATAAATATAATCCTTTAGATTTTGTTTTTGTAGAAAGTGGAGGTGATAATTTAGCATCTAGTTTTAGTCCAGAACTTGTAGATTTATCAATATATGTGATTGATGTATCTGCCGGAGACAAAATTCCTAGAAAAGGGGGACCAGGGATAACAAGGTCGGATTTATTATTAATAAACAAAATTGACCTAGCAGATAAAGTTGGTGCAGATTTAAATATTATGAAAAGTGATACTGAATTTATGCGAAAAGGGAAACCTTGGTTTTTTACCAACCTAAGTATCGGCATAGGAGTTGAAGAAATAACTCAATTTTTAGAATCACATATACCCAACAATCAAAACTAG
- a CDS encoding urease accessory protein UreF encodes MTKSHLLKYLLISPNLPVGGFCYSEGMESFLHNKNLTDSNSVKELIISELEIGQIRLDASLLLAFFDIFKEINNRKNLKGNLQKLMSLDKWILSSKDSFEMREQQIQMAKSLFDLTKEFGFEYLYENNKKSSWSLAWSWACYCFEITKLEMIENFFYTWSANQLSAALRIIPIGSTKAQLIQRDLLAIISKVSKEIMDKEIDDIYFGNVGLAMAQQNHNDLYTKLFRN; translated from the coding sequence ATGACTAAAAGTCACTTATTAAAATATTTATTAATAAGTCCTAACTTACCAGTTGGAGGATTTTGTTATTCAGAGGGAATGGAGAGTTTTCTTCATAATAAAAATTTAACAGATTCAAATTCTGTAAAAGAATTAATCATAAGTGAGCTAGAAATTGGTCAAATAAGATTAGATGCAAGTCTTTTACTAGCTTTTTTTGATATTTTCAAGGAGATAAACAATCGCAAAAATTTAAAAGGTAATTTGCAAAAGCTAATGAGTTTGGATAAATGGATCCTCTCATCAAAGGACTCTTTCGAAATGAGAGAACAACAAATTCAAATGGCAAAATCTCTCTTCGATTTAACCAAAGAATTTGGATTTGAATATCTATATGAAAATAATAAAAAAAGCTCCTGGTCATTAGCGTGGAGTTGGGCTTGTTATTGTTTTGAAATTACAAAGTTAGAAATGATTGAGAATTTTTTCTATACATGGAGTGCCAACCAACTTAGTGCTGCGTTAAGAATTATTCCTATTGGGTCAACAAAAGCACAATTAATTCAGAGAGACTTATTAGCAATAATTTCAAAAGTTTCTAAAGAAATTATGGACAAAGAAATTGATGACATCTATTTTGGCAATGTAGGCTTAGCTATGGCACAACAAAATCATAATGACCTTTATACAAAACTTTTTAGAAATTAA
- the ureE gene encoding urease accessory protein UreE, protein MRMNKQIVVTDWIKEKPKLGLFLKLTLSSDERRILRGKRLTDCDQEIILQLPREGKLNDGDILSTNASNFYVEIIAKKENLIEISSNSKIELIKTAYHLGNRHVEVEIEEGILLTKSDYVIKNMLLNFKVDVKNTKKKFFPERGAHSHD, encoded by the coding sequence ATGAGAATGAATAAACAAATTGTTGTAACTGATTGGATTAAGGAAAAACCGAAATTAGGTTTATTTTTAAAACTTACCCTAAGTTCAGATGAAAGAAGAATCTTACGAGGAAAAAGATTAACTGATTGTGATCAAGAAATAATTTTACAATTACCTAGAGAGGGCAAATTAAATGATGGAGATATTCTTTCAACTAATGCGTCCAATTTTTATGTTGAGATAATTGCCAAAAAAGAAAATTTAATTGAAATAAGTTCAAACTCTAAAATTGAACTTATTAAAACTGCTTATCATCTTGGGAATAGGCACGTAGAAGTAGAAATCGAAGAAGGTATCCTTCTAACAAAAAGTGATTATGTTATTAAAAATATGCTTCTTAATTTTAAAGTTGATGTAAAAAATACGAAAAAAAAGTTTTTTCCGGAAAGAGGTGCCCATAGTCATGACTAA
- a CDS encoding urease accessory protein UreD has protein sequence MIKTPWEGNCFLNFFNNKASLGNVDKTIFKSKSTSPYKILKSTHDQEGRCILPVLHTAGGLVGGDLLEFEVNLEKNSKVLLTTSSAQKVYGSVGISKINPKGTFSKQKNLINILDNSHLEYLPQETIIFANGLYEQKFKVSISETSSFLFTDLIRLGRSSSGESIESGVFRSKLEIMRNNDLYDDWEYVDQIELSKASYAAKSGMDYMPVFGSLIWICEKDFSASKINNLVVNIKKIFNETDNNLSIGNLENGISVRFLGSSSQEARKCFFCIWKQIRSVSGFCEPKYQGVWPLQDSMNY, from the coding sequence ATGATTAAAACTCCTTGGGAAGGTAATTGTTTCTTAAATTTTTTCAATAATAAAGCAAGTTTAGGAAATGTTGATAAAACAATCTTTAAATCTAAATCAACTTCTCCTTACAAGATATTAAAGTCTACTCATGATCAGGAGGGCAGGTGCATTTTACCTGTTCTTCATACTGCAGGGGGATTGGTTGGCGGCGATTTACTTGAGTTTGAGGTAAATCTTGAAAAAAACTCTAAGGTATTGTTGACTACTTCTTCAGCTCAGAAAGTATATGGATCAGTTGGGATATCTAAAATCAATCCAAAAGGAACTTTTTCAAAGCAAAAAAATCTCATAAATATTCTTGATAATTCTCATTTGGAATATCTCCCTCAAGAAACAATTATCTTTGCAAATGGTTTATATGAGCAAAAGTTTAAAGTATCTATTTCAGAAACTTCAAGTTTTTTATTTACTGATTTAATAAGACTTGGACGGTCTTCTTCTGGAGAATCTATTGAGAGTGGAGTTTTTAGGTCTAAATTAGAAATTATGAGAAATAATGATTTATATGATGATTGGGAATATGTTGATCAAATTGAATTATCTAAGGCAAGTTATGCGGCCAAGTCAGGTATGGATTACATGCCTGTTTTTGGATCTTTAATTTGGATTTGCGAAAAAGATTTTTCTGCGTCAAAAATAAATAATCTTGTTGTAAATATAAAAAAGATTTTTAATGAAACTGATAATAATTTATCTATTGGGAACCTTGAAAATGGAATCTCTGTAAGATTCCTTGGTAGTTCTTCTCAGGAAGCTAGGAAATGTTTTTTTTGTATTTGGAAACAAATTAGGTCTGTTAGTGGATTTTGTGAGCCAAAATATCAAGGTGTATGGCCTTTACAAGATTCTATGAATTATTAA
- a CDS encoding urease subunit gamma, which yields MHLSPQEKDKLLIFSAALLAERRLSRGLKLNYPETIAFLSFQVLEGARDGKSVSQLMSEGTTWLSKSQVMEGIPEMVDEVQIEAVFPDGTKLVTIHNPIN from the coding sequence ATGCATCTTTCCCCTCAAGAAAAGGATAAATTATTGATTTTTTCTGCTGCGCTCTTAGCTGAGAGAAGGCTTAGTCGAGGTCTTAAGCTTAATTATCCTGAAACAATTGCTTTTTTGAGTTTTCAAGTCCTTGAAGGAGCTCGAGATGGAAAAAGTGTAAGTCAATTAATGTCAGAGGGAACTACTTGGCTTTCAAAATCACAAGTTATGGAGGGCATTCCTGAAATGGTTGATGAAGTCCAAATAGAAGCAGTTTTTCCTGATGGGACAAAGTTAGTTACTATCCACAATCCGATTAACTAG
- a CDS encoding urease subunit beta has protein sequence MSNLIPGEIIPEQGEIELNLGKEMKTVKVSNSGDRPVQIGSHYHFFEANKALIFDRELTLGMRLDIPAGTAIRFEPGDTTDVKLVPYSGLRIAHGFNSLVNGSLDT, from the coding sequence ATGAGTAATTTAATTCCAGGCGAAATAATTCCTGAACAAGGTGAAATCGAATTAAATCTTGGTAAGGAAATGAAAACAGTAAAAGTTTCTAATTCTGGAGATAGACCTGTACAAATTGGATCTCATTATCATTTTTTTGAAGCTAACAAGGCTTTAATTTTTGATCGAGAATTAACACTTGGTATGCGTCTTGACATTCCTGCAGGAACGGCAATTAGATTTGAACCTGGAGATACAACTGATGTCAAATTAGTTCCTTATTCAGGGTTAAGAATTGCACATGGTTTCAATTCATTGGTTAACGGTTCTTTAGATACTTAA
- the ureC gene encoding urease subunit alpha produces MSYKIDRNTYAQTYGPTTGDRVRLADTELFIEVEKDLTTYGDEVKFGGGKVIRDGMGQSQVRRSDGAVDTVITNALIVDWWGIIKADVGIKDGMIFEIGKAGNPDIQDNVDIVIGASTEIIAGEGHILTAGSIDTHIHFICPQQIETALASGITTMLGGGTGPATGTNATTCTPGSFHISRMLQSAEAFPMNLGFFGKGNSTNEINLIDQVEAGACGLKLHEDWGTTPSTINSCLNVADDFDVQVCIHTDTLNEAGFVEDTIKAIAGRTIHTFHTEGAGGGHAPDIIKICGEKNVLPSSTNPTRPYTRNTLEEHLDMLMVCHHLDSKIPEDIAFAESRIRRETIAAEDILHDIGAFSIIASDSQAMGRVGEVITRTFQTAHKMKVQRGPLSQDSDRNDNYRVKRYISKVTINPAIAHGINKYVGSIEKGKIADLVLWKPSFFAVKPELVVKGGSIVWSQMGDANASIPTPGPVHGRPMFASYGQSLIKSSFTFLSKNSIDQDIPNTLGLQKKCIAVENTRNINKSHLKLNSKLPNITVDPQTYEVFSDGELLICEPLDEVPMAQRYFLL; encoded by the coding sequence ATGTCCTATAAAATTGACAGAAATACTTATGCGCAAACTTACGGACCCACTACTGGAGATAGAGTAAGACTTGCTGATACCGAACTTTTTATAGAAGTAGAAAAGGATTTAACTACATACGGAGATGAAGTTAAATTCGGTGGAGGTAAAGTTATTAGAGATGGCATGGGACAGTCTCAAGTCAGAAGATCTGATGGAGCTGTAGATACCGTAATAACTAATGCTTTGATCGTAGATTGGTGGGGAATAATTAAGGCTGATGTGGGTATAAAAGATGGAATGATTTTTGAAATTGGTAAGGCTGGTAATCCTGATATCCAGGATAATGTCGATATTGTTATTGGTGCATCAACAGAAATAATAGCTGGAGAAGGCCATATTCTCACTGCAGGTTCAATAGATACCCACATTCACTTTATCTGTCCCCAACAAATTGAGACAGCATTAGCCTCCGGAATTACAACCATGTTAGGAGGAGGAACTGGACCTGCAACTGGAACAAATGCCACTACATGTACTCCTGGTTCTTTTCATATTTCAAGAATGCTTCAATCTGCCGAAGCATTTCCCATGAATTTAGGTTTTTTTGGAAAAGGAAACTCAACAAACGAGATCAATCTTATTGATCAGGTTGAAGCAGGTGCATGTGGATTGAAGCTTCATGAGGATTGGGGAACCACTCCATCTACAATAAATTCTTGTTTAAATGTTGCAGATGACTTTGATGTTCAAGTTTGTATTCACACGGATACTTTAAATGAGGCAGGCTTTGTTGAAGATACCATTAAAGCTATAGCAGGAAGAACAATTCATACTTTTCATACCGAAGGTGCAGGTGGAGGTCATGCCCCAGATATTATTAAAATTTGTGGAGAAAAAAATGTTCTTCCAAGTAGTACTAATCCAACAAGACCTTATACGAGAAATACACTTGAAGAACATCTTGATATGTTGATGGTATGTCACCATTTAGATTCTAAAATTCCAGAAGATATTGCATTTGCTGAATCAAGGATAAGAAGAGAGACTATTGCTGCAGAGGATATCCTACATGATATTGGTGCCTTCTCAATCATAGCTAGTGACTCTCAGGCTATGGGAAGAGTTGGTGAAGTAATAACAAGAACTTTTCAAACTGCCCACAAAATGAAAGTGCAAAGAGGACCTCTCTCACAGGATTCTGATAGGAACGATAATTATAGAGTAAAGCGATATATCTCTAAAGTTACAATTAATCCTGCAATAGCTCATGGTATTAATAAATATGTTGGATCTATAGAAAAGGGAAAAATTGCAGACTTAGTATTGTGGAAACCTTCATTTTTTGCAGTAAAGCCCGAATTAGTTGTTAAAGGGGGATCTATAGTTTGGTCTCAAATGGGTGATGCAAATGCTTCAATTCCTACTCCGGGTCCTGTACATGGTCGACCTATGTTTGCAAGTTACGGCCAATCTCTAATTAAGAGTTCTTTTACTTTTTTAAGCAAAAATTCAATTGATCAAGATATTCCAAATACATTAGGCTTACAAAAGAAATGTATTGCCGTAGAAAATACGAGAAATATCAATAAATCACATTTAAAACTTAATAGTAAATTACCAAATATTACGGTTGATCCTCAAACTTATGAAGTTTTTTCTGATGGTGAACTTCTTATTTGTGAACCTCTTGATGAAGTCCCTATGGCTCAAAGGTACTTTTTACTTTAG
- a CDS encoding glycosyl transferase, with product MDFQQGLITTIHEYGVTRNLLKELNKSLKKRPTSILIPCLYEEFERPALKDIREVLKDLTGLNELVIALSAKTVQQVKSAKSFFDSMPFPVHVQWTNSPSVIELLKSQEKNGLELLGTPGKGWAVWQGIGVATRRSEVVALFDADIRTFSPLYPSRMILPLLDESYGISYVKAFYSRLSLETNQLQGRATRLFVGPLLASLEQLVGKGPFLQYLQSFRYPLAGEFAFTKDLAMNLRIPCDWGLEIGLLSEVYRNVRTSKIAQVDLGLFDHKHKNIGDSSKEGLQKMCTEILSSVLRGLMEHQAETLTSTQLATLEVLYKRVGEDRVKQFGLDSAVNQLPYDRHEEELSVQKFAKLLRPATEDYLACPTTQQLPSWSRVLSCENKLQEDLAIAGSKDIKTTEKELIKNF from the coding sequence ATGGACTTTCAACAAGGTTTAATCACAACAATACATGAATATGGAGTTACAAGAAATTTACTTAAAGAATTAAACAAAAGTCTTAAAAAAAGACCAACTAGTATTTTAATACCTTGCTTATATGAAGAATTTGAACGTCCAGCATTAAAAGACATTAGAGAAGTTTTAAAAGACCTTACAGGCTTAAATGAATTAGTTATCGCGCTCTCTGCAAAAACTGTTCAACAAGTTAAATCAGCAAAATCCTTTTTTGACTCAATGCCATTTCCAGTTCACGTTCAATGGACTAATTCTCCCTCTGTAATAGAACTATTAAAAAGCCAAGAAAAAAATGGATTAGAACTTTTAGGAACTCCAGGTAAAGGTTGGGCTGTCTGGCAAGGCATAGGAGTTGCAACAAGAAGATCTGAAGTTGTTGCTCTTTTTGATGCTGATATAAGAACTTTTAGTCCTTTGTATCCTTCAAGAATGATACTACCACTTCTGGATGAATCATATGGAATATCATATGTAAAGGCTTTTTACAGCAGGTTATCCTTAGAGACTAATCAATTGCAAGGTAGAGCAACAAGATTATTTGTGGGTCCCTTATTGGCTAGTCTTGAGCAGTTAGTAGGGAAGGGTCCCTTTTTACAATATCTTCAATCATTTAGGTATCCATTAGCAGGTGAATTTGCTTTCACTAAAGACCTTGCTATGAATTTACGAATTCCTTGTGACTGGGGTTTAGAGATAGGTTTATTATCAGAGGTTTATAGAAACGTAAGAACCTCGAAAATAGCGCAAGTTGACCTTGGCTTGTTTGATCATAAACACAAGAATATTGGTGATTCATCTAAAGAAGGATTGCAAAAAATGTGTACAGAAATACTTTCAAGTGTTTTAAGAGGCCTCATGGAGCATCAAGCAGAGACCTTAACAAGTACTCAACTAGCAACCTTAGAAGTTCTTTACAAAAGAGTTGGCGAAGATCGTGTAAAACAATTTGGATTAGATTCTGCAGTTAATCAACTTCCATACGATAGGCATGAAGAAGAGCTATCAGTACAAAAATTTGCGAAATTATTGAGACCAGCCACAGAAGATTACTTAGCTTGCCCTACGACACAGCAGTTACCAAGTTGGTCAAGAGTTCTATCTTGTGAGAACAAACTGCAAGAAGATTTGGCAATTGCCGGATCAAAAGATATAAAAACAACTGAAAAAGAATTAATTAAAAACTTCTAA
- a CDS encoding sugar phosphorylase — protein MKQIDSEKKLDRLLIDKLLKTIYSNNTTEEINFISNQLLQILDDFSEKSAYEEIRDKERWNESHSVLITYADSIYKNGEATLKTLGELLSKHFGSLSKVVHILPFLKSTSDGGFAVSSYDSLEEKFGSWDDLKSISENHDLMADLVLNHVSSSHPWVQQFIKSQEPGISNVFSPKQNLDWSNVVRPRSSSLFSQINTENGPKQVWTTFGPDQIDLNWHNPKMTIEFLNLIITYLSNGIKWFRLDAVGFIWKESGTTCLHLPKAHSIVKLLRVLLNNLLDEGVLITETNVPQKENLSYLIPHDEAHMAYNFPLPPLLLEAIITSRADILNSWIFDWPILPEDTTLFNFTASHDGVGLRALEGLMNEQRIKDLLINCEKRGGLVSHRRLSNGDDKPYELNISWWSAMEDSSRDAKRFQFERFILSQLLVMALKGVPAFYLPALLASENDIKSFSMTGQRRDLNREKFKSENLLSVLNNPESNANKNLKYLRDAMDVRSKLEQFNPCSEMKCLSKGRSDIVVIKRGKGSESVFAIHNMTENKINYQLNDNDLPKIIDNDFNTHDFLTSTKYNCKNISLDAFQVIWLSAL, from the coding sequence GTGAAGCAAATTGATTCAGAGAAAAAATTAGATAGATTACTGATTGATAAATTGTTAAAAACAATTTATTCAAATAATACTACAGAAGAAATTAATTTTATTTCAAACCAATTATTACAGATTTTAGATGATTTCTCAGAGAAATCTGCTTATGAAGAAATAAGAGATAAGGAAAGGTGGAACGAATCTCATTCGGTTTTGATAACTTATGCAGATAGTATTTATAAAAATGGCGAGGCAACATTAAAAACTCTTGGTGAGTTGTTAAGTAAACATTTTGGCAGTCTTTCTAAAGTTGTACATATTCTTCCTTTTCTGAAATCTACAAGTGATGGAGGTTTTGCAGTCTCAAGTTATGATTCTTTAGAAGAAAAATTTGGTAGTTGGGATGATCTCAAAAGTATTTCTGAAAATCATGATTTGATGGCTGATTTAGTACTAAACCATGTCTCATCATCTCACCCATGGGTTCAACAATTTATTAAATCTCAAGAACCTGGCATATCAAATGTTTTTTCACCAAAACAAAATCTTGACTGGTCAAATGTTGTTAGGCCAAGAAGTTCTTCATTGTTTTCTCAAATAAATACTGAAAATGGTCCTAAACAAGTTTGGACAACTTTTGGCCCAGATCAAATAGATTTGAATTGGCATAATCCAAAAATGACTATTGAATTCTTAAATTTAATTATTACTTATTTATCTAATGGAATTAAATGGTTCAGGTTAGATGCTGTAGGTTTTATTTGGAAGGAATCAGGCACAACTTGCTTGCATTTACCAAAAGCACATTCAATTGTGAAACTCTTAAGAGTTCTTTTAAATAATCTTCTTGATGAGGGAGTTTTAATAACTGAAACTAATGTTCCTCAAAAGGAAAATCTATCTTATCTGATTCCTCATGATGAAGCCCACATGGCATATAATTTCCCATTGCCCCCTCTTCTCCTAGAGGCAATTATTACTTCAAGAGCTGATATCCTAAACTCATGGATTTTTGATTGGCCCATATTACCTGAAGATACTACTTTATTTAATTTCACTGCATCACATGATGGTGTTGGGCTAAGAGCTCTTGAGGGTTTAATGAATGAGCAGAGAATTAAAGATTTATTAATTAATTGTGAAAAAAGAGGTGGATTAGTAAGTCATAGACGTTTGTCAAATGGTGATGATAAACCTTATGAATTGAATATTAGTTGGTGGAGTGCAATGGAAGACTCCAGTAGAGATGCTAAAAGATTTCAATTTGAGAGATTTATTTTGAGTCAATTATTAGTAATGGCTCTGAAAGGTGTTCCTGCATTTTATTTACCGGCATTACTAGCTTCAGAAAATGATATAAAAAGTTTTTCTATGACAGGTCAAAGAAGAGACCTAAATAGAGAAAAGTTTAAATCAGAAAATCTTTTATCCGTTTTAAATAATCCTGAATCTAATGCAAATAAAAACTTAAAATATCTTCGCGATGCTATGGATGTCAGGTCAAAATTAGAGCAATTTAACCCTTGTTCAGAAATGAAATGTTTGTCTAAAGGTAGAAGTGATATTGTTGTAATCAAAAGAGGTAAAGGATCTGAGTCTGTTTTCGCAATCCATAATATGACTGAAAATAAAATTAATTATCAATTGAATGATAATGATCTACCGAAAATAATTGATAATGATTTCAATACACATGATTTTTTAACATCAACTAAATACAATTGCAAAAATATTAGTCTTGATGCTTTTCAAGTAATTTGGCTTAGTGCTTTATAA